A segment of the Deltaproteobacteria bacterium genome:
GACCTCATTTTTCTTCGCCGGCCCGACGACTATCCCTGGCTGGATCGGACCATGTACCGGCTCAAATACGTGGGAAGCGCCAAAAGGGCCGACCGAATCGTGGCCGTCAGCCGAAAAACGGCCGACGACCTGGTCGAATTGCTGGGCATTCCCGAAGACAGAATTTCAGTCGTCCACCAATCCTGCAAAGCAGAGTTTATGATTCCCCCATCCCTCGAAGCCCGTCGTGCCATTCGGGATTCCCTCAAAATTCCTGAGTCCTACGCACTTTTCGTGGGCTCCCTGACCAGACGGAAAAACCCCCTCGTTCTCGTGGACGCCCTGGCCCTCATGCCCTCTTCCATCCGCCCTTGTCTGATCCTGGTCGGCTCCGGCCCGCTGGCTTCTGAAATTCGGACCAGGGTCTCGGCCAGGAGGCTGGAAAAAAACGTCTTTCTCCTTAAAAATGTCGAAGACGACCAGCTTCCGGCCCTGTACGCCGGGGCTTCGGTCTTTGTCTATCCATCGTTTTACGAGGGCTTCGGTATCCCCATTTTGGAGGCCCTCTGGAGCCGGGTTCCGGTGGTGGCCGCCACGGGCTCCTGCCTGAAGGAAGCCGGCGGGCCCGGTTCCATCTATGTCTCGCCCGATTCCGCCGAGGAGATGGCTGCTGCCCTGAAACGGGTTCTGACCGACAGTGAATTGGCCGCGAACATGGTCCGAGCCGGTCTGGAACACGCGGCCACATTCACACCCGAGGCCTCGGCCCGAAATCTTATGGAGGTCTATCGTGGTCTGCTCAGCTAAACATGGTTCGAACATGACCATGATCCGACTGGGCGCCCTGGGGGATTTGGTCCTGACCACCGGCCCTCTTCTCCACTGGCACCGGACCCGGGGGCTGGTCTTCGACGTGGTCACCCGGGCCTCATTGGCCCCGATACTCCAGGGGCATCCGGCCGTGGGCCGAATTCAGGGACTGGAAGAACAGGCCTTGAACGGAGCCGCTTGGATAAAAACGGCCCGGGACCTTGCCCGATTCCAAGCCGGTTCGACCCTGGTCGATCTTCACGGCAACCTGAGAACCACAATTCTTCGAGCTTTCTGGAAGGGGCCGGTTCGCTCATCACTCAAACTTGGCCTCGAACGACGACTGTATCTCCAGACCGGGAATACCTCGATCGGCCGCCGGCTCCTGTCCCTGACCGTACCCCAGCGTTACGCCCTGGCCCTGGACGAGACAACCCCGCCAATTTGGCGATTGCATCCAGCCGTATTCCTTTCGCATGAAGAACAGGAGGCCGCAGACAGGTTGCTAAACCCTTGGGCCCAGGGCCGGCCCATCGTGGCCCTCCACCCCTACGCCACCCATCCGGCCAAGGCCTGGCCTCGCCAATCCTGGCTGGCCCTGGCCGCCCTGCTCCAGGCCCGGGGTCTGGCCGTCCTCGCTATCGGACGAAGCCCGGACCCTCTGGTCACCGGCGAGGCAGTCCTGAACCTTACCGATCAAACCGGAATCAGGGAGACCTGCGCCCTTCTCTCCCGATGCCGGGTTCTGGTCACCGGAGACTCAGGCCCCATGCATTTGGCCTGGGCCGTGAACACCCCCCTGGTGGCCCTGTTCGGTCCGACCACCAGACATTGGGGCTTCGCTCCTTGCGGCCCTCTGGCCACGGTCCTTGAATTCGACCTGCCCTGCCGCCCCTGTTCCCTCCACGGCCAGGACCGGTGCCGTTTTGGCCATGCCTGTCTGACCGAGATTTCAGCGGAAAAAGTGGCCAGGGCCGTCAGACGGTACGTCTAAAAACGAAACGGCCCGGATTTTTCCAGACCGCTTCCAAAGCATCACGGTCTGTTGGTCAGCCAGACACCGCCGATGACCATGACCCCGCCGGTCAAAAGGCTCAGATGGATCGGTTCGTCCAGAAGAAAGAACCCCATGAGCACGGCGAAGACCGGGACGAGATTGATGAACACCCCGGCCCGCGAGGCCCCGATGGTGTTGATGGCCGCATAGTACCAGTAGTAGGCCACGCCCGTGGCCAAGGTTCCAAGAAACACCAGACAGCCCCATTCGACCATGCCGGCCCGTATCAAGTCCGACGGCACATGCCCCCAGGCCGCCGGGATTAGCATGAAGGTCCCGACCAGACAGGACCAGGTCACCGCCGACAGGGGTTCCATGGTCCTCATCACCGAGCGGCCCCCAAGGGAATAGGCGGCCCAAGCGGCCACGCAGCCCAGGATATAGACGTCCCCCGTCTGCACTCCCCCTTGAAGCAGGACCATGGGATTGCCGTCGGCGATGACCACTGCCACTCCAACCAGAGAAATCAACGTCCCCAAGATGCGTACCGGGCCAAACCGTTCCTTCCAGAAAACGGCCGACAGGGCCGCGATGCAGACCGGGATGCAGGCCACGATCAGGGCCGCCCGGCCGGCCGGAATCGTCTGGAGCCCGGTGAAAAAGAAACGGTTGTAGAAAAACACCCCGGTCAGGGCTAGAAACAGGACCGGCAGGAATTCCGATTTCCGTAGCGAGGGCCATCGGCCGCGAGAAAAACGGTACAGACCGACAAGAAAGCTGCTGGCCAAGGCCAGCCGGAGAAGAGCCGAAGTCATGGGATGCAAAGATTGGGACAAGAGCCGGCCAGCGATCCAGGTCCCTCCCCATAGGGCCATGACCCCCACCAGCCGGGCGTAAACGGGCCACAGGAGATAGCTGCCGGGCGATCCGGAACTGGAAAAGGTATTCAAAGCAAACTCCAAATCAAATCGGGCGGGGTATGAATCGGACCATTTCGGGAATGCCTTTGTTCAGACAGCGCGTTTCCTCATTTGTGGCCGACGATCGGCACGGCGGACATAATCAATGAATCGTTGCCTGCCAAGACAAGGTCCATCACCATTTTTACACCATCGGACCAAGGCGAACTCGGATGAATTTTTGGGCCCTTGCATTGGCAACCTGCAATGACGTAGTTTCAACAGACTGTAATCGCAAATACAAGGAGACCTGCTCATGCGCGAAGCCAGACTCTGGAAAACCGAAAAGGACGATTGCGTCCTCTGCCTGCTCTGTGCCCATCATTGCCGCTTGAAGACGAACGAAAGGGGCCGGTGCGGGGTCCGACTGAACCAGGGAGGAAAATTGGTCACCCTGGCCGACCGGGTGCCGAGTATGGGCTTTGATCCCGTGGAGAAGAAACCGCTCTTCCACTTTTTGCCCGGGACCACGACCCTGTCTTTCGGAACCATGGGCTGCAATTTTTCCTGCCTTTTCTGCCAGAACAGCTCCTTGTCGCAAACTCCAAAACTTGGTGGCCGCATCCAGGGCGATGTCGTCGAGGCTGAATCACTGGTGGCTCTGGCCGGCCAACACGGGGCCCGGAGTATTTCCTACACCTACTCGGAACCAACGATTTTTTTCGAGCTCATGCAGGACACGGCCCTGAAGGCCAAAGAAGCCGGGATGGCCAACATCATGGTCAGCAACGGTTTTCAGAGCCCGCAATGCCTGGAGGCACTCGACGGCCTGATCGACGCCGCCAATATCGACCTCAAAGCCTTCACGGACACATTCTATCGGGACATCTGCGATGGGAGCCTGAAACCGGTCTTGAGGAATCTGAAACATATCCGGGAAATGGGCTGGCATCTGGAAGTGACCACTCTGCTCATCCCCGGCTTGAACGATTCCGACAAAGAACTGGGGGAAATGGCGAATTTCATCGGCAAGGAATTGGGGCCGGACGTTCCCTGGCACATTTCCGGATTTTATCCGACCTTCAAGATGATGGACCGCCCGCCCACTCCGTTGGAAACTTTGGAACGGGCCCGAAGAATCGGGCAGAAGGCAGGACTGTGGTTCGTCTATCATGGGAACCGCCACGGCCGTGGCGGTGAGGACACGATCTGCCCGGGGTGCGGCAAGACGGTCATGTCCCGCTCGGGCTTCACTCTTTTGGAAACCCGTCTCAAGGGAAGCGATTGTTCGTTCTGCGGCCACCGGATTCTCGCCGCCCACTGACCGTCAAAACGGCCGGAACATGATGGCCGCCTGAAAGCTATCGGGACTGTTCGGGTTTTCCCGGATACCCCAAGGCTTCCCGGACGCCGTAGGCTGCGTCGTACAGGGCGAAAAAGCAATGCTGGAATGTGTCCATGCCCCTGCTCACGTCCAAGAAGGGCAGGCAGACGACCACTGAAACCTCGGCTTCCGGATCGTAGGCCATCATGGACAGATACCCGACCCGGCACCCGTTGTGCCCGTAGCCGAGATTGGGGCGGTATTCGCAGCCCAGGGCATAGGTTGGCTGGGCCGTCGAGCCGTCGGTCATCATCAGTTCGACCGTTTCCGGCTCGAGGATGTTTTCCCCCCGAAACAGGGTCCGGACGAATCGGTTCAGGCCGGCCAGGGTTCCCCATCCGTTGCCTTCGGCCACCTGGGCGCTCATGTTCATCCGCGAGAAGACCAAGGTCCCTCCCTCCGTGACGATGGTTCCCGGTACGAACGGTTCGGGAATCGTCTGGTCCGTGGACTTCCAGGGAAAATCAATGTCCAGGGGCACGGGAGCCTGCTCTCCCACGATCATGTCACGCAAGTAGTCCGTCAGGGTCTTGCTCGTTCCGGTCCTGAAGGAATAGACCCGGGCCACGATCTCGCCAAGCATGGTGTACCCGGTGTTGCTGTAGTGATAGCCCTGGCCCGGCTCGAAATACGACAGGCTGTGCAAGGCGGCCTGTCCCACCAGTTCGGAGGCCGAGAACTGATGGTCGGGTTTCAGACCCTGTTTCCAGGCCGTGTAGGACTCCCCTCCGCATCCGGGCACCTCGTCGTTGTCCACGTCGTAGACCCCGGCGGCGTGCTGGAGAAGAAGTTCGATGGTGATTTCGTCTTTCCAGGGGACGTTCCACTCGACCGTGTCTGGAACGTAGGGGATGGTCGAGCCGGGGATGAGGTCCGTGATCCGATTATTGATGTCCAGCCACCCGTCCTGATGCATGCGCAGGATGCAGGTCGAGGT
Coding sequences within it:
- the amrS gene encoding AmmeMemoRadiSam system radical SAM enzyme yields the protein MREARLWKTEKDDCVLCLLCAHHCRLKTNERGRCGVRLNQGGKLVTLADRVPSMGFDPVEKKPLFHFLPGTTTLSFGTMGCNFSCLFCQNSSLSQTPKLGGRIQGDVVEAESLVALAGQHGARSISYTYSEPTIFFELMQDTALKAKEAGMANIMVSNGFQSPQCLEALDGLIDAANIDLKAFTDTFYRDICDGSLKPVLRNLKHIREMGWHLEVTTLLIPGLNDSDKELGEMANFIGKELGPDVPWHISGFYPTFKMMDRPPTPLETLERARRIGQKAGLWFVYHGNRHGRGGEDTICPGCGKTVMSRSGFTLLETRLKGSDCSFCGHRILAAH
- a CDS encoding glycosyltransferase family 1 protein, whose product is MRIAFEAKRFFTNRTGLGNYARSTVHNLRRLDSSLECILYTPRIEGPFASFAESMGCQACVPHGLDATMNGSFWRTFGLGRVAARDQADLFHGLSHELPLDIGRFPGPSVVTVHDLIFLRRPDDYPWLDRTMYRLKYVGSAKRADRIVAVSRKTADDLVELLGIPEDRISVVHQSCKAEFMIPPSLEARRAIRDSLKIPESYALFVGSLTRRKNPLVLVDALALMPSSIRPCLILVGSGPLASEIRTRVSARRLEKNVFLLKNVEDDQLPALYAGASVFVYPSFYEGFGIPILEALWSRVPVVAATGSCLKEAGGPGSIYVSPDSAEEMAAALKRVLTDSELAANMVRAGLEHAATFTPEASARNLMEVYRGLLS
- a CDS encoding glycosyltransferase family 9 protein; translation: MIRLGALGDLVLTTGPLLHWHRTRGLVFDVVTRASLAPILQGHPAVGRIQGLEEQALNGAAWIKTARDLARFQAGSTLVDLHGNLRTTILRAFWKGPVRSSLKLGLERRLYLQTGNTSIGRRLLSLTVPQRYALALDETTPPIWRLHPAVFLSHEEQEAADRLLNPWAQGRPIVALHPYATHPAKAWPRQSWLALAALLQARGLAVLAIGRSPDPLVTGEAVLNLTDQTGIRETCALLSRCRVLVTGDSGPMHLAWAVNTPLVALFGPTTRHWGFAPCGPLATVLEFDLPCRPCSLHGQDRCRFGHACLTEISAEKVARAVRRYV
- a CDS encoding class A beta-lactamase-related serine hydrolase — encoded protein: MKKGCMSGRAMILTVAAMLLVLGCGCRTGNSSGDQTDEERARAAVDKVRDDLQSVLGRDVPVLGLIIQTPSTIIFASSSASPEQAMTADTHFRFASNTKTFTSTCILRMHQDGWLDINNRITDLIPGSTIPYVPDTVEWNVPWKDEITIELLLQHAAGVYDVDNDEVPGCGGESYTAWKQGLKPDHQFSASELVGQAALHSLSYFEPGQGYHYSNTGYTMLGEIVARVYSFRTGTSKTLTDYLRDMIVGEQAPVPLDIDFPWKSTDQTIPEPFVPGTIVTEGGTLVFSRMNMSAQVAEGNGWGTLAGLNRFVRTLFRGENILEPETVELMMTDGSTAQPTYALGCEYRPNLGYGHNGCRVGYLSMMAYDPEAEVSVVVCLPFLDVSRGMDTFQHCFFALYDAAYGVREALGYPGKPEQSR
- a CDS encoding DMT family transporter, with product MALWGGTWIAGRLLSQSLHPMTSALLRLALASSFLVGLYRFSRGRWPSLRKSEFLPVLFLALTGVFFYNRFFFTGLQTIPAGRAALIVACIPVCIAALSAVFWKERFGPVRILGTLISLVGVAVVIADGNPMVLLQGGVQTGDVYILGCVAAWAAYSLGGRSVMRTMEPLSAVTWSCLVGTFMLIPAAWGHVPSDLIRAGMVEWGCLVFLGTLATGVAYYWYYAAINTIGASRAGVFINLVPVFAVLMGFFLLDEPIHLSLLTGGVMVIGGVWLTNRP